One region of Actinomycetes bacterium genomic DNA includes:
- the ftsE gene encoding cell division ATP-binding protein FtsE — MIRFDNVSKQYPSQNRPALDDVTLEIEKGEFVFLVGASGSGKSTFLRLVLREERPNTGTIHVLGKDLSKMSSWKVPALRRQMGTVFQDFRLLPNKTVLENVAFALEVIGKPRHTVAQVVPEVIELVGLAGKEDRRPDELSGGEQQRVAIARAFVNRPKLLIADEPTGNLDPATSVGIMKLLDRINRTGTTVVMATHDAAIVDQMRKRVIELEGGRLVRDQSRGVYGYAR; from the coding sequence GTGATCCGTTTCGACAACGTGAGCAAGCAGTACCCGAGCCAGAACCGGCCGGCTCTCGACGACGTCACGCTCGAGATCGAGAAGGGCGAGTTCGTCTTCCTGGTCGGTGCTTCCGGCTCGGGGAAGTCCACCTTCCTGCGGCTGGTGCTCCGCGAGGAGCGGCCGAACACCGGCACCATCCACGTGCTGGGCAAGGACCTCAGCAAGATGTCCTCCTGGAAGGTGCCGGCGCTGCGACGCCAGATGGGCACGGTGTTCCAGGACTTCCGGCTGCTGCCGAACAAGACCGTGCTGGAGAACGTCGCGTTCGCTCTCGAGGTGATCGGCAAGCCGCGGCACACCGTCGCCCAGGTCGTCCCCGAGGTGATCGAGCTGGTCGGCCTGGCCGGCAAGGAGGATCGTCGTCCCGACGAGCTCTCCGGCGGTGAGCAGCAGCGGGTCGCGATCGCTCGTGCGTTCGTGAACCGGCCCAAGCTGCTGATCGCGGACGAGCCAACCGGGAACCTCGACCCGGCCACGTCCGTCGGCATCATGAAGCTGCTGGACCGGATCAACCGGACCGGGACGACGGTGGTGATGGCCACGCACGACGCGGCGATCGTCGACCAGATGCGCAAGCGGGTCATCGAACTCGAGGGCGGACGCCTCGTGCGCGACCAGTCCCGTGGTGTGTACGGCTACGCGCGCTGA